CATGAATTCTTTCtagcattttaatttttttttactattttgtatttatttgtatttttccatttttatttcctATATCTTATCATGATTAGTTTTAACTtcatttctatttatatttttatatgtatgaCTCTTAATATAAATgaacttttaattgaatataaacTATTAATTAATATGTATGACTATTTCTAGTatgttaaacaaatatataaaaataataataataataataataataaggtttagTGGGTGTtcgataaatcaatttaaataacttaaaataattcaataacttaatttatgttattaaataaattaagtatatttgataaaataacttaataatataacttaaagtcaaaaataactttaagtaataaggaaaaacaattaattaattctcGAGTTCACctcttcattttatatttttacccttatttgtCTGGGTTATTTTTACaatctcttttattattttaggacCTTCATTATTAAGCAATTTTCTttgtcctaattataatttatgagaacaaatatatcaatttgatgatttataataaattttaagttaattttatcaaaaattaagtaataagtttaaaatcaacaacttaagtcattaagttttatcaaacacccttttagaaacaaacaaataaaatataaaataaagaaataaaatataaaataaaatgaaataagaaaatcattgaTGTAATCATGTGACTATTTCTTATTAATCAATAGTCTTAGCATGGTAACAAAATTtgatatcatataaaaatacttataattCAAGTGAAATatccttttttaattatttatttatttagaataatgttttttattttttatcaaataaatatttttacttttgtcTAAAGAATCTATAATTTAAGTCTAGATTTATTGTTATTGACCTATATCCCTTTTTGTAGTTGacatagaattttttttatgtatttgaaacttaatGTCAAATTTTTGGTTGAGTTATTGACTTAATTATTCTATACTTCatgactttttaaaaaatactaaaagataCAAATTGtcattcttttcaaatattaaatggttttaattaaaaaaaatcaaaataatactAAGTAAATGCtctcaattttaaatataaatttcatataagGGATGTtaccatttttaatttatttgaaaaaaaaggaattttatttaataaatgtcTAATTTTGGATGAGTTATTgacttaattattttatacttcatgacatttttaaatatatatataatcattctTTTTCAAGTACTAaatggttttaattaaaaaaaaaatcatcaaagaaaatgctaaacttaatatttattatttaaattattaacttaaaacttattacgtaatttttacttaaaatattaagattgtataatgaaatttatttttaaattatcaaattggtatttatcctcataaattataattaaagtaaaagagattaaataacaataaaaattatgaaataatgaaagaaattcCAAAGgtaataaggataaataaataaataaaataaaataaagatattaacttaaaaataaattaattactatttaaaattatttttatacctaatgacttaaattaaattattcatcAAACACCTAACGAAGATATATTATAATCCTAATTTAGTTGGATTTCAACTCCTTCAATGTAGTTTGCTGGGCgagaaaatggataaaaatgataaataaataaaaaatacggaaaattttgaatcttaaatTTTCGCGGCAAACAAACGGAAGAAAGTCGCTATTTTTGAACTTCTCCGAAAGTCCCTCAAGCCGTTTAAAAATGCCTTTTCATCGGTTATTCTGTTTCTTCTCGTTGGTTATGGAAATACTCTCTTTGTCTCTCTCTTCTTCCTTCCCCTGAAAATCTCTCCAattctttgaaatttcaaattttgcaaCTCAAAACAAACTCAGGTCAAATCGAAAGCACTTCATCATCGTTTTATGGTTAGttcctttaatttattttctctccCCTCCGTTTGTTTCTCGGGAAAATCCCGGAGAAGATGAGAAAGTTTGAGGAATCAAGTGGTTTCCAATATTTTTCGCTGATTTCCATTTTGATTGAtgcgtgtttttttttttttctcttctcttttcgTGTAATTAAGGTTGGATCTGGTAGGTTTGGGAGTGTGTAGAGAGAAGAATCCATGGCGTACAAGGTCGACCACGAGTATGACTATCTCTTCAAGATCGTACTGATCGGAGATTCTGGTGTGGGGAAATCAAATATTCTTTCGAGGTTCACGCGAAACGAATTTTGCCTGGAGTCTAAATCCACCATTGGTGTGGAATTTGCAACAAGGACTCTTCAGGTGTGTGTTTTCcgttcctttcctttcctttcttttatttacaGACCTTGTGCAATTGATCTGTATTCCGTGATTCTAGGCGAAGGTTTCCATTTTGTTTCCTGTAGGTTTGCTATTTATACTGCGTTGAACTATATAGGTGGTGGAAAAGTTCTATTGAAATTATTATCTCATCATATGCACCCAATTGATTAGGATATTCATCATGTGAGGTtgacagatttttttttcctctttcattgggttttctatttcatttcttattGAAGGGAAGTGGGGTTCAAATTTAGTGCCTATATATGTTCGAACTTCGCCAGCCTGGTCCGGTTCATTACTTTCCCGACGACATCCATCTTGATGGGGAATAACTAACAATAATTTGAAATGGGTTTGAAGTTAATCCCAAGGTAACAAGTAGTTTCAAaagtatttcttttttaagtatGGACATTTTCCTAACTGCAACAATCGACCCAAAAAGAAAACGATGGCCGAACTTTGCTCATGTGATCGAACCTAATTGTACAGAAATACCCAGTAGTGGGTGACAACATCCTTTGTCATGTCCAAGTTGTGATGATAATGCCACCCCACAGTTGACTTGTATTTGCATTTTGACTGAAGAACAATTTGGTAGGGGATATTATTTCACTATTTAGTTTGACTTTAGTCTTGGATATGGCCCTTCCACTGCAGGCTTTTTAATTAATGGAGCCTGTTGAATCTCTCCGATCAATTTAAAATGTCTGATGGGTTGGTTCAATTTGTAGGATCATtggagagtttttttttctatcaatcgGCTGCCATTTGAATTACTAATAAGAAATTGGGTTTCAgatgtgcttttttttttttcctgctgATGAGGATCATTCTGATTTTGTGATTATTGAAAGTCAATGTAAAGatgattaattgattgaaaAGCTCATAATGATATGGTGCAGTTTTTGGATTGAGATGGCCAGAGCACTACAAGAACTTGGAATAGCAGCAAATTGCTGCCATAGATTGAACACAAAAACTTAAATATGGgcgttttatttttttaactggTAATTGGTTGAGATTGGACTAGTGACTAGAAGCAATTATCCAATCCTTGTTGATCACACTTCAGTTCTACATGAAAAAGAATGCATGTTTCTTTCTGTCTGTTTTGGAACATGATGTATTCTACAAAAAATGACATGAAACTGTGTAATTCCTTATTCCATTCACAGTTGGCATGTGTCATAACCATTTGATAACAATACAAGattttcatctttgttttcCTGTAATTTCAAAGGAGACACTTCCACAGGGTCTTGTTTTGATGAGTCACATGTAACAAGTTTCCTACTGTGAAATAACTTTacaggaaaaaaatattgaaacaatctgatatattttccatttaagAGGTCATTAAGAAATTCACGTGCTGTCTTGGTTAAGTAGGGATTTAGGTTTAAAGATGTAGTCTGTTTCTTGGGATTGGTAGAGCTTCTGTTGGATATGAGCATGTCAAATTCTACCTCTCCAGCATTTGACATGGTGGATTTCCATTTGGGGCCAACACGAGGGGCAGTGACAGGGGGCACCTGCGGTAATCAGTCACTCTTACGAGAGCATGTGGGCTTTGAGCTGTACAATACTGATTAACTATTTACTAACCATGAAGTTTTCTTCCTTTTGGGAGCCAAAAATGGCAGTTTGCCACTCTCTTTGATGGCTCTTATGCATGCCTAAACTTATATGTGAGAGCCTAGCTGCTATCTAATGAAACTAGAAGTTTTTTCATTTTGGAGTTTctaaatttagtttaattttgacACAGGTAGAGGGGAAAACGGTTAAGGCACAGATATGGGACACAGCAGGTCAAGAAAGGTACCGAGCTATCACCAGTGCTTACTATAGAGGTGCTGTTGGTGCACTCTTGGTTTATGACATAACCAAGCGGCAAACATTTGAGAATGTTCAGAGGTGGCTCCGTGAACTGAGGGACCATGCTGACTCCAATATCGTCATCATGATGGCTGGGAACAAGTCTGACCTGAATCATTTAAGAGCAGTCTCAGGGGACGATGCTCAGATCTTAGCAGAGAAGGAGGGTCTCTCATTCCTTGAGACTTCAGCATTGGAAGCACTCAATGTAGAGAAGGCATTCCAGACTATTTTATTGGATATCTACCACATAATAAGCAAGAAGGCTCTGGCAGCTCAGGAGGCAGCCTCTATTACCCTTCCTCATGGCACCACAATTAATGTTGGGGACCTTTCAGGTAATATGAACAAGAGAACTTGTTGTTCTACCTAACAGGATATCCTCTTTCTGTAAGAGAGGAAAAAGGGAAGCTAGCATGCGCAAACAACTTTGTTCCTTGTGACAGACATGTGGTATACTTTCTACCTTGTGGCATGTTTTCCTCTAGAGCCCATGTGAAAAGCAGGTTTCTAATTCATAATAACCATAGCTTGAATTGGGTTTGACAATGTTAGTGCTATCTTCTTTTGACTCAGAACTCAA
This DNA window, taken from Vitis riparia cultivar Riparia Gloire de Montpellier isolate 1030 chromosome 13, EGFV_Vit.rip_1.0, whole genome shotgun sequence, encodes the following:
- the LOC117927939 gene encoding ras-related protein Rab2BV-like encodes the protein MAYKVDHEYDYLFKIVLIGDSGVGKSNILSRFTRNEFCLESKSTIGVEFATRTLQVEGKTVKAQIWDTAGQERYRAITSAYYRGAVGALLVYDITKRQTFENVQRWLRELRDHADSNIVIMMAGNKSDLNHLRAVSGDDAQILAEKEGLSFLETSALEALNVEKAFQTILLDIYHIISKKALAAQEAASITLPHGTTINVGDLSGNMNKRTCCST